A single Streptomyces sp. 2114.4 DNA region contains:
- a CDS encoding endonuclease/exonuclease/phosphatase family protein, translating to MPSRRSLRRPVTLGAVICAALAGGLLTATQSASAAGTRIHDIQGSTRISPLAGQQVSEVPGTVTAIRSFGSARGFWVQDPHPDKNPATSEAVFVFTGKETPKVAVGDAITFSGTVSEYYPGGKDAGLQSVTEITGATWKTTSSGAPLPAAFKLNPASLPNRYAPSAGGNSIESLKLRPSSYALDRYESLEGMRVSVSNAPVVGPTSSYHELWVTAEPGHHRTARGGTLYGSYADPNGGRVKVASLIPPAQAPEPFPVADVGQALSGTTAGPLDYDNFGGYTLQATELGKVTGDSPTPETTRKQKSDELAVATYNVENLSPATPQAKFDRLAKALVQNLSSPDVVALEEVQDDSGPKDNGVVTAGETLKKLTDAIKAAGGPAYEWRQIDPVNDQDGGQPGGNIRTAFLFNPERASFTDIKGGDATTPVKVVDDHGKASLSASPGRIAPADEAWKTSRKPLVGQFSAKSRPGSRVFVIANHFNSKGGDQGLDSRFQPPARSSETQRTAQARLVNSFVKDLLAKDPKAGVVVAGDLNDYQFSPALKDLTAGGVLTDQVRRLPAAERYGYVYSGNSQVLDHMLTSRPLTRSDYDIVHLNAEYADQASDHDPQVLRIKP from the coding sequence ATGCCGTCCCGTCGTTCACTCCGCAGACCGGTCACGCTCGGCGCGGTGATCTGTGCCGCCCTGGCCGGCGGACTGCTGACCGCCACGCAGTCCGCCTCCGCCGCCGGCACCCGGATCCACGACATCCAGGGCAGCACCCGCATATCCCCGCTGGCCGGACAGCAGGTCAGCGAGGTGCCCGGCACCGTCACCGCGATCCGCTCGTTCGGCTCGGCGCGCGGTTTCTGGGTGCAGGACCCGCACCCGGACAAGAACCCCGCCACCAGCGAGGCGGTCTTCGTCTTCACCGGAAAGGAGACGCCGAAGGTCGCCGTCGGCGACGCGATCACCTTCTCCGGCACGGTCAGCGAGTACTACCCGGGCGGCAAGGACGCCGGTCTGCAGTCCGTCACCGAGATCACCGGCGCGACCTGGAAGACCACCTCCTCCGGCGCCCCGCTGCCGGCCGCCTTCAAGCTCAACCCGGCCTCGCTGCCGAATCGTTACGCCCCCTCCGCGGGCGGCAACAGCATCGAGTCGCTGAAGCTGCGCCCCTCGTCGTACGCCCTGGACCGCTACGAGTCCCTGGAGGGCATGCGGGTCTCCGTCTCGAACGCCCCGGTCGTCGGCCCGACCAGCAGCTACCACGAGCTGTGGGTGACCGCCGAGCCCGGCCACCACCGCACCGCCCGCGGCGGGACGCTCTACGGCTCGTACGCGGACCCCAACGGCGGCCGGGTCAAGGTGGCGTCCCTGATCCCCCCGGCGCAAGCACCGGAGCCGTTCCCGGTCGCCGACGTCGGCCAGGCGCTGTCCGGCACCACCGCCGGGCCGCTGGACTACGACAACTTCGGCGGCTACACCCTGCAGGCCACCGAGCTGGGCAAGGTCACCGGTGACAGCCCCACGCCGGAGACCACCCGCAAGCAGAAGTCCGATGAGCTGGCGGTGGCCACCTACAACGTCGAGAACCTGTCCCCCGCCACCCCGCAGGCCAAGTTCGACCGGCTGGCGAAGGCGCTGGTGCAGAACCTGTCCTCCCCCGATGTCGTGGCACTGGAAGAGGTCCAGGACGACAGCGGCCCCAAGGACAACGGCGTGGTCACCGCCGGGGAAACCCTCAAGAAGCTGACCGACGCGATCAAGGCGGCCGGCGGTCCGGCGTACGAGTGGCGGCAGATCGACCCGGTCAACGACCAGGACGGCGGCCAGCCCGGCGGCAACATCCGCACGGCGTTCCTGTTCAACCCCGAGCGGGCGTCCTTCACGGACATCAAGGGCGGCGACGCCACCACCCCGGTGAAGGTGGTCGACGACCACGGCAAGGCCTCGCTGTCCGCGTCCCCGGGCCGGATCGCGCCCGCCGACGAGGCGTGGAAGACCAGCCGCAAGCCTCTTGTCGGCCAGTTCTCCGCGAAGAGCCGTCCCGGCAGCCGGGTCTTCGTGATCGCCAACCACTTCAACTCCAAGGGCGGCGACCAGGGTCTGGACAGCCGTTTCCAGCCCCCGGCCCGCAGCTCCGAGACCCAGCGCACCGCCCAGGCCCGCCTGGTCAACTCCTTCGTCAAGGATCTGCTGGCCAAGGACCCGAAGGCCGGTGTGGTGGTGGCCGGTGACCTCAACGACTACCAGTTCTCGCCGGCCCTGAAGGACCTCACCGCCGGCGGTGTGCTCACCGACCAGGTGCGCCGCCTGCCGGCCGCCGAGCGCTACGGCTATGTCTACAGCGGCAATTCACAGGTGCTGGACCACATGCTCACCAGCCGTCCGCTGACGCGGTCCGACTACGACATCGTGCACCTCAACGCGGAGTACGCCGACCAGGCCAGCGACCACGATCCGCAGGTGCTGCGCATCAAGCCGTAG
- the dapA gene encoding 4-hydroxy-tetrahydrodipicolinate synthase has product MTTPRRPPAAAPPFGRVVTAMITPFTADGALDADGAQRLATHLVDDGGCDALVLSGTTGESPTTSDAEKETLLRAVVEAVGDRARITAGIGTSDTRHSTALARSAERAGAHGLLVVTPYYSRPTQEAVTHHLRTAADATGLPVMLYDIPGRTGTALAAGTLLRLAAHPRIAAVKDCAYDPLKSAKVLAATGLAYYAGCDEQILPLRALGGAGCVSTAGNAAPRAVRAVLDAFDAGDTAGATRRQLALIPLIEAVTGGEHPGAVTVKALLNHLGLPAGPVRGPLLAADAELTRRLADALQTTLDRTADGDTAAVPAAVPG; this is encoded by the coding sequence ATGACCACTCCCCGCAGACCCCCGGCGGCCGCACCACCCTTCGGCCGCGTCGTGACCGCCATGATCACTCCGTTCACCGCCGACGGCGCGCTCGACGCCGACGGCGCTCAGCGGCTCGCCACCCATCTCGTCGACGACGGCGGCTGCGACGCCCTGGTGCTGAGCGGCACCACCGGGGAGTCCCCGACGACCTCGGACGCCGAGAAGGAGACCCTGCTGCGGGCCGTGGTCGAGGCCGTCGGCGACCGGGCCCGGATCACCGCCGGGATCGGCACCAGCGACACCCGCCACTCCACCGCTTTGGCCCGCAGCGCCGAACGGGCGGGCGCCCATGGCCTGTTGGTGGTCACGCCCTATTACTCACGGCCCACCCAGGAGGCCGTCACCCACCATCTGCGGACGGCCGCGGACGCCACCGGACTGCCGGTGATGCTCTACGACATCCCGGGCCGCACCGGCACCGCGCTGGCCGCCGGAACGCTGCTGCGGCTGGCCGCCCATCCGCGGATCGCGGCGGTCAAGGACTGCGCCTACGACCCGCTGAAGTCGGCGAAGGTGCTGGCCGCGACGGGCCTGGCCTACTACGCGGGCTGCGACGAACAGATCCTGCCGCTCCGTGCGCTCGGCGGTGCCGGCTGCGTCAGCACCGCCGGCAATGCCGCACCCCGGGCGGTGCGCGCCGTACTGGACGCCTTCGACGCCGGCGACACGGCCGGGGCGACCCGCCGTCAGCTCGCGCTGATCCCGCTCATCGAGGCGGTGACCGGCGGCGAGCACCCCGGCGCGGTCACCGTGAAGGCGCTGCTCAACCACCTCGGCCTGCCCGCGGGCCCGGTCCGCGGCCCCCTGCTGGCGGCGGACGCCGAGCTCACCAGGCGGCTGGCGGACGCGCTGCAGACGACCCTGGACCGGACTGCGGACGGGGATACTGCTGCGGTGCCCGCGGCTGTCCCTGGTTAG
- a CDS encoding EI24 domain-containing protein, translating to MRDLAAGMRYLGKGQRWVAQHGRWWGFGLIPALIALVLYAVVLTVLALWSGDIAAWATPFADDWGSPWQGLLRGVFVALLFAGGLMLSVLTFTAVTLLIGDPFYESLSEKVEESEGHCPPSPDRPLWQEIWIALRDSVHVLLRAAGFGILLFALGFVPFLGQTVVPAVGFCVSGFFLTVELTSVALQRRDIPVRERLRLLRGRKALAVGFGTPVVLLFLIPFVAVVLMPGAVAGATLLVRDLVADEEEPPAPDRDAVAAGHDPAAGAAYGQPGAPYAQPGGFGAAPAPYPANQGQPRAPQQYPRPQSGPGSSAARPPAAW from the coding sequence ATGCGTGATCTTGCAGCGGGGATGCGGTATCTGGGTAAGGGGCAGCGCTGGGTCGCCCAGCACGGCCGGTGGTGGGGATTCGGGCTGATCCCGGCGCTGATCGCGCTGGTGCTGTACGCCGTGGTGCTCACCGTGCTCGCCCTCTGGTCCGGCGATATCGCGGCCTGGGCGACGCCGTTCGCCGACGACTGGGGCTCGCCCTGGCAGGGGCTGCTGCGCGGAGTCTTCGTGGCGCTGCTGTTCGCCGGCGGGCTGATGCTGTCGGTGCTGACGTTCACCGCCGTCACCCTGCTGATCGGCGACCCCTTCTACGAGTCGCTGTCGGAGAAGGTCGAGGAGTCCGAGGGGCACTGCCCGCCGTCCCCGGACCGCCCGCTGTGGCAGGAGATCTGGATCGCCCTGCGCGACAGCGTCCATGTGCTGCTGCGGGCCGCCGGGTTCGGGATCCTGCTGTTCGCCCTCGGGTTCGTGCCCTTCCTCGGGCAGACGGTGGTGCCCGCCGTCGGCTTCTGCGTCTCCGGCTTCTTCCTCACCGTCGAGCTGACCTCGGTGGCCCTGCAGCGCCGGGACATACCGGTGCGGGAGCGGCTGCGGCTGCTGCGGGGCCGTAAGGCGCTCGCGGTCGGCTTCGGCACTCCGGTCGTGCTGCTGTTCCTGATCCCGTTCGTCGCGGTGGTGCTGATGCCGGGCGCGGTGGCCGGCGCGACGCTGCTCGTACGGGACCTGGTGGCGGACGAGGAGGAGCCGCCCGCGCCGGACCGGGACGCGGTCGCGGCGGGGCACGACCCGGCCGCCGGCGCGGCGTACGGACAGCCGGGCGCGCCGTACGCGCAGCCGGGCGGCTTCGGGGCGGCGCCTGCGCCCTACCCCGCTAACCAGGGACAGCCGCGGGCACCGCAGCAGTATCCCCGTCCGCAGTCCGGTCCAGGGTCGTCTGCAGCGCGTCCGCCAGCCGCCTGGTGA
- the dapD gene encoding 2,3,4,5-tetrahydropyridine-2,6-dicarboxylate N-succinyltransferase yields MTDAAVSAPRTTGAVAAGLATVTSDGTVLDTWFPAPELVGAPGPAGTQHLDDERATELLGAAVLKAIGPDPVRGVEVVAVRTVIASLDDKPLDAHDAYLRLHLLSHRLVKPHGQNLEGLFGLLSNVAWTSLGPVAVDQVETVRLNARAEGLHLMVTSIDKFPRMTDYVAPTGVRIADADRVRLGAHLAAGTTVMHEGFVNFNAGTLGTSMVEGRISAGVVIGDGSDIGGGASTMGTLSGGGKQIISIGERCLLGAESGIGIALGDECVVEAGLYVTAGTRVTLPDGQIVKALELSGADNILFRRNSTTGTVEARPNKATWGGLNEVLHSHN; encoded by the coding sequence ATGACCGATGCTGCTGTTTCCGCTCCCCGTACGACCGGCGCCGTCGCCGCCGGGCTCGCCACCGTCACCTCCGACGGCACCGTTCTCGACACCTGGTTCCCGGCGCCCGAGCTGGTCGGTGCGCCCGGCCCGGCCGGCACCCAGCACCTCGACGACGAGCGCGCCACCGAACTGCTGGGCGCCGCCGTGCTCAAGGCGATCGGCCCCGACCCGGTCCGTGGCGTCGAGGTCGTCGCCGTCCGTACGGTCATCGCCTCCCTCGACGACAAGCCGCTGGACGCGCACGACGCCTACCTCCGCCTCCACCTGCTCAGCCACCGGCTGGTCAAGCCGCACGGACAGAACCTGGAGGGCCTTTTCGGGCTGCTGTCCAACGTCGCCTGGACCTCGCTGGGCCCGGTGGCCGTCGACCAGGTGGAGACGGTGCGGCTGAACGCCCGCGCCGAGGGCCTGCATCTGATGGTCACCAGCATCGACAAGTTCCCCCGGATGACCGACTACGTCGCGCCCACCGGGGTGCGGATCGCGGACGCCGACCGGGTGCGCCTGGGTGCGCACCTCGCGGCCGGCACCACCGTCATGCATGAGGGCTTCGTCAACTTCAACGCCGGGACGCTGGGCACCTCCATGGTCGAGGGCCGGATCAGCGCGGGCGTGGTCATCGGCGACGGCTCCGACATCGGCGGCGGCGCCTCCACCATGGGCACCCTCTCGGGCGGCGGCAAGCAGATCATCTCCATCGGCGAGCGCTGCCTGCTGGGCGCGGAGTCGGGCATCGGCATCGCGCTCGGCGACGAGTGCGTGGTCGAGGCCGGGCTGTACGTGACCGCCGGTACCCGTGTCACGCTGCCCGACGGCCAGATCGTCAAGGCCCTGGAGCTCTCCGGCGCGGACAACATCCTCTTCCGCCGCAACTCCACCACCGGCACCGTCGAGGCCCGCCCGAACAAGGCGACCTGGGGCGGCCTCAACGAGGTGCTGCACAGCCACAACTGA
- a CDS encoding TetR/AcrR family transcriptional regulator, which yields MARRYDPDRRQRIIDAAIAVVGERGIAGLSHRAVAAAADVPLGSTTYHFATLDELLVAALRQSNVVCLADFARWVDGIDPAAPLAEEVARLVEETLSGDRRRMELEYELYLAALRHEAVRPIAAECLDEMVRLLGARIGDLRTARTVVALTDGLVLQHLLTGQPFDPEAVRAGLAGVLG from the coding sequence ATGGCCCGGCGCTACGACCCGGACCGGCGGCAGCGGATCATCGACGCGGCGATCGCCGTGGTCGGTGAGCGCGGGATCGCCGGGCTCAGCCACCGCGCGGTGGCCGCCGCGGCGGATGTCCCGCTCGGCTCGACCACGTACCACTTCGCGACCCTGGACGAGCTGCTGGTCGCCGCGCTGCGGCAGTCCAACGTCGTGTGCCTGGCCGACTTCGCGCGCTGGGTCGACGGCATCGACCCGGCGGCACCGCTCGCCGAGGAGGTCGCGAGGCTGGTCGAGGAGACACTGAGCGGCGACCGCAGGCGGATGGAGCTGGAGTACGAGCTGTATCTGGCGGCGCTGCGGCACGAGGCGGTGCGGCCGATCGCTGCCGAATGCCTGGACGAGATGGTGCGGCTGCTCGGAGCGCGGATCGGCGACCTGCGCACGGCACGGACGGTGGTGGCCCTCACCGACGGGCTGGTGCTGCAGCATCTGCTGACCGGGCAGCCCTTCGACCCCGAGGCGGTACGGGCCGGGCTGGCCGGGGTGCTGGGCTGA
- a CDS encoding multidrug efflux SMR transporter, with protein MVCLTLAGAILSEVLATTAMKYSNGFSKLWPSLATALGYLLAFALLAQTLKSMSVGTAYAIWAGAGTALIAAIGMVFLGESTSALKILGVLLVIAGVVVLNLDGAH; from the coding sequence ATGGTCTGTCTGACGCTCGCCGGCGCGATCCTCTCCGAGGTGCTGGCGACCACCGCGATGAAGTACAGCAACGGCTTCAGCAAGCTGTGGCCCTCGCTGGCCACCGCGCTGGGCTATCTGCTCGCCTTCGCGCTGCTCGCCCAGACGCTCAAATCGATGAGCGTCGGCACCGCGTACGCCATCTGGGCCGGTGCCGGAACGGCGCTGATCGCCGCGATCGGGATGGTGTTCCTGGGGGAGAGCACCAGTGCGCTGAAGATCCTCGGCGTACTGCTGGTCATCGCGGGTGTCGTGGTGCTCAATCTGGACGGGGCGCACTGA
- a CDS encoding metal-sulfur cluster assembly factor, producing MTETPTTTKPASEEEVREALYDVVDPELGIDVVNLGLIYGIHVDDANIATIDMTLTSAACPLTDVIEDQAKSATDGIVSELKINWVWMPPWGPDKITDDGREQLRALGFNV from the coding sequence ATGACCGAGACTCCGACCACCACCAAGCCGGCCTCGGAGGAAGAGGTCCGCGAGGCGCTGTACGACGTCGTCGACCCCGAGCTGGGTATCGATGTCGTCAACCTGGGGCTGATCTACGGCATTCACGTCGACGACGCCAATATCGCCACCATCGACATGACGCTGACCTCCGCGGCCTGCCCGCTGACCGACGTCATCGAGGACCAGGCGAAGTCCGCCACGGACGGCATCGTCAGCGAACTGAAGATCAACTGGGTCTGGATGCCCCCGTGGGGCCCGGACAAGATCACCGACGACGGCCGCGAGCAGCTGCGCGCGCTGGGCTTCAACGTCTGA
- the sufU gene encoding Fe-S cluster assembly sulfur transfer protein SufU, with amino-acid sequence MKLDSMYQDVILDHYKHPHGRGLRDGDAEVHHVNPTCGDEITLRVRLDGATIEDVSYEGQGCSISQASASVLNDLLVGKELGEAQKIQETFLELMQSKGQVEPDDAMEEVLEDAVAFAGVSKYPARVKCALLSWMAWKDATAKALSEEAKTA; translated from the coding sequence GTGAAGCTGGATTCCATGTACCAGGACGTCATCCTGGACCACTACAAGCACCCGCACGGGCGCGGTCTTCGGGACGGCGACGCCGAGGTGCACCATGTCAACCCCACGTGCGGTGACGAGATCACGCTGCGCGTGCGGCTCGACGGCGCGACGATTGAGGATGTGTCCTACGAGGGCCAGGGCTGCTCCATCAGCCAGGCCAGCGCGTCGGTGCTCAACGACCTCCTGGTCGGCAAGGAGCTCGGCGAGGCGCAGAAGATCCAGGAGACCTTCCTGGAGCTGATGCAGTCCAAGGGACAAGTCGAGCCGGATGACGCCATGGAGGAGGTGCTGGAGGACGCGGTGGCGTTCGCCGGCGTCTCCAAGTACCCGGCGCGTGTGAAGTGCGCGCTGCTCAGCTGGATGGCCTGGAAGGACGCCACGGCCAAGGCCCTCTCCGAGGAGGCGAAGACCGCATGA
- a CDS encoding cysteine desulfurase, which translates to MTQLPGLLDTEAIRKDFPILDRQIHDGRKVVYLDNAATSQKPRQVLDALNAYYERHNANVHRGVHVLAEEATALYEGARDKVAAFINAPSRDEVIFTKNASESLNLVANMLGWAEEPYRVDRETEIVITEMEHHSNIVPWQLLSQRTGAKLKWFGITDDGRLDLSNIDEIITEQTKIVSFTLVSNIMGTINPVETIIRRAQEVGALVCIDASQAAPHMVLDVQALQADFVAFTGHKMCGPTGIGVLWGRQELLEDLPPFLGGGEMIETVSMHSSTYAPAPHKFEAGTPPIAQAVGLGAAVDYLASVGMDNIAAHEHAITEYAVKRLLEVPDLRIIGPSTAEDRGATLSFTLGDIHPHDVGQVLDEQGIAVRVGHHCARPVCLRFGIPATTRASFYLYSTPAEVDALVEGLEHVRNFFG; encoded by the coding sequence GTGACACAGCTGCCGGGCCTCCTCGACACAGAGGCGATCCGTAAGGACTTCCCCATCCTGGATCGTCAGATCCACGACGGCCGGAAGGTCGTGTACCTGGACAACGCGGCGACCTCGCAGAAGCCGCGTCAGGTCCTCGACGCCCTGAACGCCTACTACGAACGTCACAACGCCAACGTCCACCGCGGCGTGCATGTGCTCGCCGAGGAGGCCACGGCGCTGTACGAGGGCGCGCGCGACAAGGTCGCCGCCTTCATCAACGCGCCGAGCCGCGACGAGGTGATCTTCACCAAGAACGCCTCGGAGTCGCTCAACCTCGTGGCCAACATGCTCGGCTGGGCCGAAGAGCCCTACCGCGTGGACCGCGAGACCGAGATCGTCATCACGGAGATGGAGCACCACTCCAACATCGTCCCGTGGCAGCTGCTCTCGCAGCGCACCGGCGCGAAGCTGAAGTGGTTCGGCATCACCGACGACGGACGTCTCGACCTGTCCAACATCGACGAGATCATCACGGAGCAGACGAAGATCGTCTCCTTCACGCTGGTCTCCAACATCATGGGCACCATCAACCCGGTCGAGACGATCATCCGCCGTGCCCAGGAGGTCGGCGCGCTGGTCTGCATCGACGCCTCGCAGGCCGCCCCGCACATGGTGCTGGACGTCCAGGCGCTGCAGGCCGACTTCGTGGCCTTCACCGGCCACAAGATGTGCGGTCCGACCGGTATCGGTGTGCTGTGGGGCCGCCAGGAGCTGCTGGAGGACCTTCCGCCGTTCCTCGGCGGCGGTGAGATGATCGAGACCGTCTCGATGCACTCCTCGACCTATGCGCCCGCGCCGCACAAGTTCGAGGCCGGTACGCCCCCGATCGCCCAGGCCGTCGGCCTCGGCGCGGCCGTGGACTACCTCGCCTCGGTCGGCATGGACAACATCGCCGCGCATGAGCACGCGATCACCGAGTACGCCGTCAAGCGGCTGCTGGAGGTCCCCGACCTGCGCATCATCGGCCCGAGCACGGCCGAGGACCGCGGGGCGACGCTCTCCTTCACGCTCGGTGACATCCATCCGCACGATGTCGGCCAGGTGCTGGACGAGCAGGGCATCGCGGTCCGCGTGGGTCACCACTGCGCACGGCCGGTCTGCCTGCGCTTCGGAATTCCTGCGACCACGCGAGCGTCGTTCTATCTGTACTCCACGCCCGCCGAGGTCGACGCCTTGGTCGAGGGCCTGGAGCACGTCCGCAACTTCTTCGGTTAA
- the sufC gene encoding Fe-S cluster assembly ATPase SufC, whose product MATLEIHDLHVSVEAENGPREILKGVDLTVKQGETHAIMGPNGSGKSTLAYSLAGHPKYTITGGTVTLDGENVLEMSVDERARAGVFLAMQYPVEVPGVSVSNFLRTSATAIRGEAPKLRLWVKEVKEAMERLQMDPAFAERNVNEGFSGGEKKRHEILQLELLKPAIAILDETDSGLDVDALRTVSEGVNRVRETGEVGTLLITHYTRILRYIKPDHVHVFANGRIAESGGAELADKLEAEGYEAYTKGGATA is encoded by the coding sequence ATGGCAACGCTTGAGATCCACGACCTGCACGTCTCCGTCGAGGCCGAGAACGGCCCGCGCGAGATCCTGAAGGGCGTCGACCTGACCGTGAAGCAGGGCGAGACGCACGCCATCATGGGCCCCAACGGCTCCGGCAAGTCGACCCTCGCCTACTCCCTCGCGGGTCACCCCAAGTACACGATCACCGGTGGCACCGTCACCCTCGACGGCGAGAACGTCCTGGAGATGTCCGTCGACGAGCGCGCGCGGGCCGGCGTCTTCCTCGCCATGCAGTACCCGGTCGAGGTGCCCGGCGTCTCGGTCTCCAACTTCCTGCGCACCTCCGCGACCGCGATCCGCGGCGAGGCCCCCAAGCTGCGGCTGTGGGTCAAGGAGGTCAAGGAGGCCATGGAGCGCCTGCAGATGGACCCCGCCTTCGCCGAGCGCAACGTCAACGAGGGCTTCTCCGGCGGTGAGAAGAAGCGCCACGAGATCCTCCAGCTGGAGCTGCTGAAGCCCGCCATCGCGATCCTCGACGAGACCGACTCCGGTCTGGACGTCGACGCGCTGCGCACCGTCTCCGAGGGCGTCAACCGCGTCCGCGAGACCGGCGAGGTCGGCACCCTGCTGATCACCCACTACACGCGCATCCTGCGCTACATCAAGCCCGACCACGTCCACGTCTTCGCCAACGGCCGGATCGCCGAGTCCGGCGGCGCCGAGCTCGCCGACAAGCTGGAGGCCGAGGGCTACGAGGCTTACACGAAGGGTGGCGCAACCGCGTGA
- a CDS encoding non-heme iron oxygenase ferredoxin subunit: MTYVRAAALSELEEDTPKRVELDGTPVSLVRTEGEVFAINDICSHANVSLSEGEVEDCSIECWLHGSSFDLRTGKPNGLPATRPVPVYPVKIEGDDVLVSVTQES; encoded by the coding sequence ATGACGTACGTACGCGCAGCGGCGCTGAGCGAGCTGGAGGAGGACACCCCCAAGCGGGTGGAGCTCGACGGCACGCCCGTTTCCCTGGTCCGCACCGAGGGCGAGGTGTTCGCGATCAACGACATCTGCTCGCATGCGAACGTCTCCCTCTCCGAGGGCGAGGTCGAGGACTGCTCGATCGAGTGCTGGCTGCACGGTTCGAGCTTCGACCTGCGCACCGGCAAGCCGAACGGCCTTCCCGCGACGCGCCCCGTCCCCGTATACCCCGTCAAGATCGAAGGGGACGACGTGCTCGTCTCCGTCACCCAGGAGTCCTGA
- the sufD gene encoding Fe-S cluster assembly protein SufD, which yields MAEAQNIPAGSTTTGSLAVAAESTVATRMSAPPSYDVADFPVPHGREEEWRFTPLARLKGLHDGSAEAGGPDLKIDITAPEGVTHELVDRDDPRVGKAGTPVDRVAAQAYSSFEKASVISVPKEAQLSEPIRITVHGEGGTAYGHQVIELGAFAEAVVVIDHTGDAVLAANVDYLLGDGAKLTVVSVQDWDDHAVHTGQHNALVGRDAGFKSVIVTFGGDLVRLHPRVTYAGPGGEAEFYGLYFTEQGQHHEHRLFVDHEASNCRSNVVYKGALQGDDAHAVWIGDVLIRASATGTDTYELNRNLVLTDGARVDSVPNLEIETGEIVGAGHASATGRFDDEQLFYLMARGIPADEARRLVVRGFFAELVQQIGLPDVEERLMSKIEAELEASAA from the coding sequence ATGGCTGAGGCTCAGAACATCCCGGCCGGTTCCACGACCACCGGATCCCTTGCGGTGGCCGCGGAGTCCACCGTCGCCACCCGGATGAGCGCCCCGCCGTCCTACGACGTGGCGGACTTCCCGGTGCCGCACGGCCGCGAGGAGGAGTGGCGCTTCACGCCCCTCGCGCGCCTCAAGGGCCTGCACGACGGCAGCGCCGAGGCGGGCGGTCCCGACCTGAAGATCGACATCACCGCTCCGGAGGGTGTCACCCACGAGCTGGTCGACCGCGACGACCCGCGGGTCGGCAAGGCCGGCACGCCCGTCGACCGGGTCGCCGCGCAGGCGTACAGCTCGTTCGAGAAGGCGTCGGTGATCTCGGTCCCCAAGGAGGCGCAGCTCTCCGAGCCGATCCGGATCACCGTCCACGGTGAGGGCGGCACGGCCTACGGCCACCAGGTCATCGAGCTCGGCGCGTTCGCCGAGGCGGTCGTGGTCATCGACCACACCGGTGACGCGGTGCTCGCCGCCAATGTCGACTACCTCCTCGGGGACGGCGCCAAGCTGACCGTCGTCTCCGTCCAGGACTGGGACGACCACGCCGTCCACACCGGGCAGCACAACGCCCTGGTCGGCCGGGACGCCGGCTTCAAGTCCGTGATCGTCACCTTCGGCGGCGACCTCGTCCGGCTGCACCCGCGCGTCACCTACGCGGGCCCCGGCGGCGAGGCCGAGTTCTACGGTCTGTACTTCACCGAGCAGGGCCAGCACCACGAGCACCGGCTCTTCGTCGACCACGAGGCGTCCAACTGCCGCTCCAACGTCGTCTACAAGGGCGCGCTGCAGGGCGACGACGCGCACGCCGTGTGGATCGGTGACGTGCTGATCCGCGCCTCGGCCACCGGCACCGACACCTACGAGCTCAACCGCAACCTCGTCCTCACGGACGGCGCGCGGGTCGACTCGGTCCCCAACCTGGAGATCGAGACCGGCGAGATCGTCGGCGCCGGCCACGCCTCCGCGACCGGCCGTTTCGACGACGAACAGCTCTTCTACCTCATGGCCCGCGGTATCCCGGCCGACGAGGCCCGCCGGCTGGTCGTGCGCGGCTTCTTCGCCGAGCTGGTCCAGCAGATCGGCCTCCCGGACGTCGAAGAGCGTCTGATGAGCAAGATCGAGGCCGAGCTGGAAGCGTCCGCGGCATGA